One stretch of Pseudoalteromonas shioyasakiensis DNA includes these proteins:
- the aroK gene encoding shikimate kinase AroK, which yields MAEKRNIFLVGPMGAGKSTIGRHIADQLHLEFFDSDQEIERRTGADIAWVFDLEGEEGFRLREETVISDLTEMQGIVLATGGGSVISKEVRNKLSARGIVVYLETPIEKQVARTQRDKRRPLLQTEEAPRDVLERLAEEREPLYKEVADFVVRTDEQSAKVVANQIIEKLDF from the coding sequence ATGGCTGAGAAACGTAATATATTTCTAGTGGGCCCTATGGGGGCTGGCAAAAGCACAATTGGTCGTCACATTGCTGATCAATTACACCTTGAATTTTTCGATTCAGATCAAGAGATCGAGCGTCGCACTGGAGCAGATATTGCTTGGGTGTTCGATCTTGAGGGTGAAGAGGGCTTTCGACTTCGTGAAGAAACTGTAATTTCAGACCTAACAGAGATGCAAGGTATTGTGCTTGCTACTGGTGGTGGTTCTGTGATCAGTAAAGAAGTGCGTAACAAGCTATCTGCTCGCGGTATCGTTGTATACCTAGAGACACCAATCGAAAAGCAAGTTGCACGCACGCAGCGCGACAAGCGTCGCCCATTATTGCAAACAGAAGAAGCACCGCGTGATGTATTAGAACGCTTAGCTGAAGAACGCGAACCGTTATACAAAGAAGTTGCTGATTTTGTTGTCCGCACTGATGAGCAAAGCGCGAAAGTTGTTGCTAATCAAATCATCGAGAAATTAGATTTTTAA
- a CDS encoding type IV pilus secretin PilQ family protein gives MVQVNHMKGEKKMHKGMAWLKHINKCVLAALALIVAQTAIAAPLLYDVRYNPLMQGETQLQLVFDEALTFEPKIQVYNSPARIEMLFSNVGVDNEVRDVPVNQAGIQHVTSTMTEDGLKVIVSLDKLKIYKTTAKDNIVTLHVSDNPITTDDSKDGLTASNNYINTVQSIDFRRGEKGEARLLVFLQNTQAAINVYESGGKIIAEFHHTDILDDLLYQLDVIDFGTVVSNIETFKEGNITRIEVEPNAAFKFTHQQIENIFTLTVEKDDTQRAYLDGGIEYQGRPMSLNFQDIPIRSVLQIIAGYNEFNLVTSDSVTGNITLRLSGVPWDQALDVVLKIKGLDKRMDGTILMVAPAEELAAREAKELQAKQQVEDLEPLYSEYIRLNYAKAEEFADLLKTDTNSIISSRGSVSVDKRTNTLLIKDTAKSIESVRRMVETLDIPVKQVVIESRMVTVNDNVQEDLGVRWGISDVGSDGAISGTLDGAGGMFGAGSYDNIPSISDRLNVNLPVSSPAGSIGVQIAKLANGTILDLELSALEEENRGEIIASPRITTANQQKARIEQGTEIPYVEAASSGATTVTFKKAVLSLEVTPHITPDNKVILDLVITQDTRGDTVQTPTGSAVAINTQEIQTQVLVENGQTVVLGGIFQQQIVNSTKKVPLLGDIPYLGALFKSTSEFNEKKELLIFVTPKIQIE, from the coding sequence ATGGTGCAGGTTAATCATATGAAAGGTGAAAAGAAAATGCATAAAGGAATGGCTTGGTTAAAGCACATAAATAAATGCGTGTTAGCTGCGTTAGCCTTAATTGTGGCTCAGACGGCAATCGCTGCCCCTTTATTGTACGACGTTCGTTATAACCCATTAATGCAAGGCGAAACACAATTACAACTTGTGTTTGATGAAGCTCTTACGTTTGAACCTAAAATCCAGGTATATAACTCGCCAGCTCGTATCGAAATGCTTTTTAGTAATGTAGGTGTAGATAATGAAGTACGTGATGTACCAGTTAATCAAGCAGGTATTCAGCATGTAACCAGCACTATGACCGAAGATGGTTTAAAAGTAATTGTTAGCTTAGATAAATTAAAAATTTATAAAACAACAGCGAAAGACAACATTGTTACTTTGCATGTTTCAGACAATCCGATTACAACAGATGACTCAAAGGATGGATTAACCGCTTCTAATAACTATATTAACACAGTACAGTCGATTGATTTTCGTCGTGGTGAAAAAGGTGAAGCGCGTCTATTAGTCTTTTTACAAAATACGCAAGCGGCAATTAATGTGTATGAAAGCGGTGGCAAAATCATTGCTGAGTTTCACCACACAGATATTTTAGACGATTTATTATATCAATTAGATGTGATTGATTTTGGAACGGTCGTAAGCAACATTGAAACCTTCAAAGAAGGCAACATAACACGCATTGAGGTTGAACCAAATGCGGCATTTAAGTTTACGCACCAACAAATTGAAAACATCTTTACCCTCACAGTTGAAAAAGACGATACTCAGCGCGCATACCTTGATGGTGGAATTGAATATCAAGGCCGCCCTATGAGTCTTAATTTTCAAGATATTCCTATTCGTTCTGTATTACAGATTATTGCTGGTTATAACGAATTTAACCTTGTCACAAGTGACTCTGTAACAGGCAATATTACATTACGTTTAAGCGGTGTTCCTTGGGATCAGGCACTTGATGTGGTGCTGAAGATTAAAGGCTTAGATAAGCGTATGGATGGCACTATCTTGATGGTGGCTCCTGCAGAGGAGTTAGCCGCTCGTGAAGCAAAGGAGCTTCAAGCTAAGCAGCAAGTTGAAGACTTGGAGCCGCTTTACAGTGAATATATTCGCCTTAACTATGCAAAAGCTGAAGAATTTGCTGATCTTTTAAAAACAGACACCAATAGCATAATCTCTTCACGAGGCAGTGTTTCTGTTGATAAACGTACCAATACTTTACTCATCAAAGATACAGCCAAAAGCATTGAAAGCGTGCGCCGTATGGTGGAAACCTTAGATATTCCTGTTAAACAAGTGGTAATTGAATCACGTATGGTGACAGTGAATGATAATGTCCAAGAAGACTTAGGTGTTCGTTGGGGGATCAGCGATGTAGGTAGTGATGGCGCTATTTCTGGCACATTAGATGGTGCCGGTGGTATGTTTGGTGCTGGCTCTTACGATAATATTCCAAGTATTTCTGACCGCTTAAATGTTAACTTACCTGTTTCAAGTCCTGCTGGTAGCATTGGTGTACAAATAGCTAAGTTAGCCAACGGTACAATATTAGATTTAGAGCTAAGTGCTCTTGAAGAAGAAAACCGTGGTGAGATTATCGCAAGTCCACGTATTACTACGGCGAACCAACAAAAAGCTCGCATTGAGCAAGGTACAGAGATCCCGTACGTTGAAGCAGCATCAAGTGGTGCAACTACGGTAACTTTCAAAAAAGCGGTGTTGAGCTTAGAAGTAACGCCACATATCACGCCTGACAATAAGGTCATTTTGGACCTAGTTATTACACAAGATACCCGCGGTGATACAGTGCAAACTCCAACAGGTTCTGCTGTGGCAATTAATACCCAAGAGATCCAAACGCAGGTATTAGTAGAAAATGGTCAAACTGTGGTGCTTGGTGGTATCTTCCAACAGCAAATCGTTAACTCAACTAAGAAAGTACCTCTGTTAGGTGATATTCCATACCTTGGTGCGTTGTTTAAAAGTACGAGTGAATTTAACGAGAAAAAAGAGCTGTTAATCTTTGTAACACCAAAAATCCAAATTGAATAA
- a CDS encoding AAA family ATPase: MQSQILPSRAALVDRIALQFEYGQNLICLLGPSGLGKSYLLETFITDKYLDFNKAFVQLSGKMTDQQFMTELLEQSFSNPLIDHSLSLSENFYQLYKQQPCGDCLWVIDGGRHLSEELIQQLEILAKQSPSTLYILIASQSVGQFSQAVEIHLEALNLSESKQLMRWFFDNLPVEEDPVFRTFLQEAHGNPALLLAWQPEQQSADIRVPEKSYKLLYIILLLLTTMLLIIGFLYKADMTEWWKAHYQQDTVSAVATALPAETIVNRQVESDERVSEQALDKLTKPEQAITEHAVNTTPVAQPPVETSEKESHENEIHDNNVAAIVDSLFPAEQQHAAQDSEQQSTEEIATAINTNTKPVVAALEQTTESELTLEGNAWYLTQPDDHYVIQLLAVTKPEISDKFISENDLLGQVNTYRSLRSGKPWWIVTYGSYATLNEAKKGVTTLSDNVRKNQPFYKKISKIKQEIASLNQ; the protein is encoded by the coding sequence ATGCAATCACAAATATTGCCTAGCCGTGCTGCGCTAGTTGATCGAATCGCTCTGCAGTTTGAATATGGGCAAAACCTAATTTGCTTACTTGGTCCATCGGGGCTAGGCAAAAGTTATTTACTAGAAACCTTTATTACAGATAAATACCTCGACTTTAACAAGGCGTTTGTTCAATTGTCGGGAAAAATGACCGACCAGCAGTTTATGACCGAACTGCTTGAACAAAGCTTTAGTAACCCACTGATAGACCACTCTTTGAGTTTGTCTGAAAACTTCTATCAACTTTATAAACAACAGCCTTGTGGTGATTGCTTATGGGTGATTGATGGAGGGCGTCATTTATCTGAAGAGTTAATCCAGCAACTAGAAATTTTAGCAAAGCAAAGCCCGAGCACACTATACATTTTAATAGCATCCCAGTCGGTAGGGCAATTTAGTCAAGCTGTTGAAATTCATCTAGAAGCGCTGAATTTGAGCGAAAGCAAACAGCTTATGCGTTGGTTTTTCGATAACCTGCCGGTTGAAGAAGATCCTGTTTTTCGCACCTTTTTACAAGAGGCTCATGGTAATCCAGCTTTATTACTTGCATGGCAGCCCGAGCAACAAAGCGCAGACATTCGAGTACCAGAAAAAAGCTACAAATTGCTTTATATAATTTTGTTGTTACTCACAACAATGTTGTTAATTATTGGCTTTTTGTATAAAGCGGATATGACCGAGTGGTGGAAAGCGCATTATCAGCAAGATACAGTGAGCGCTGTGGCAACAGCGCTGCCCGCAGAGACGATAGTCAATAGGCAAGTAGAAAGTGACGAGCGAGTATCAGAACAAGCGTTAGATAAGCTAACAAAACCAGAGCAAGCCATTACTGAACATGCTGTAAATACCACCCCAGTTGCTCAACCGCCAGTAGAAACTTCAGAAAAAGAAAGTCATGAGAACGAAATCCATGACAATAATGTTGCTGCGATTGTCGATAGCCTTTTTCCTGCTGAGCAACAACATGCAGCACAAGATAGCGAGCAGCAAAGCACAGAGGAAATAGCGACAGCGATAAATACTAATACTAAGCCGGTAGTAGCTGCGCTCGAGCAAACTACTGAATCTGAGCTAACGCTTGAAGGTAATGCTTGGTATTTAACTCAGCCAGACGATCATTATGTCATCCAATTACTTGCGGTTACTAAACCAGAAATTAGCGATAAATTTATTAGTGAAAATGATTTGCTAGGGCAGGTTAATACATACCGAAGTCTACGCAGTGGTAAGCCTTGGTGGATTGTAACTTATGGCAGTTATGCCACACTGAATGAAGCTAAGAAAGGTGTAACAACACTTTCTGATAATGTGCGTAAAAATCAGCCATTTTATAAAAAAATAAGTAAAATTAAACAAGAAATCGCTTCACTTAATCAGTAA
- a CDS encoding phosphoglycolate phosphatase: MKYDAAFFDLDGTLVDSVYDLYIAMNLTLTDLAFPVVTQKLVESWVGNGIETLVKRGLSGDMQVSEHLDEALTERAINLFYQHYDQVVGDYSALYQHVETGLAALAGIPKVVITNKARRFTEKLLDKLSLTSHFQLIVCGDDMAKKPSPEALQFACQQLDVSPAKAVMIGDSKSDILAAKAANVDVVALGYGYNQGENLADFNPEYLCENFLDIIPVLTQR; encoded by the coding sequence ATGAAATACGATGCGGCTTTTTTCGATTTAGATGGCACCTTAGTTGATAGTGTTTATGATTTATACATTGCGATGAACCTGACTCTAACTGACCTAGCATTTCCGGTTGTTACACAGAAGCTAGTTGAAAGCTGGGTAGGTAATGGTATAGAAACGCTCGTTAAACGCGGTTTGAGTGGCGATATGCAAGTCAGTGAGCATTTAGATGAAGCTCTTACTGAGCGAGCTATTAATTTGTTTTATCAGCACTATGACCAAGTTGTGGGTGACTATAGTGCGCTTTATCAACATGTAGAAACAGGGCTTGCTGCACTTGCTGGTATTCCTAAAGTGGTGATCACCAATAAAGCACGTCGTTTTACCGAGAAGCTACTTGATAAACTCTCACTGACCAGTCATTTTCAATTGATTGTGTGTGGTGATGATATGGCAAAGAAACCATCACCTGAGGCTTTACAATTTGCTTGTCAGCAACTCGATGTCAGCCCTGCCAAAGCGGTTATGATAGGCGACTCAAAAAGTGATATTTTGGCAGCAAAAGCTGCTAATGTTGACGTTGTCGCGCTCGGTTATGGCTATAACCAAGGTGAAAACCTTGCTGATTTCAATCCAGAGTACCTCTGCGAGAATTTCTTAGATATAATACCCGTTCTTACTCAAAGGTAA
- a CDS encoding pilus assembly protein PilM, whose amino-acid sequence MLSQLFKKPSSMMVGIDIGSHCIKAVLLQETDAGMRLEALAIEPMPKGAMSERSIQDIEAIGNVIAKLKRKIPKSVQAAAVAVSGQTVITKVIFMDVSLTDAELESQIAIEADSLIPYPLDEVNIDFEKLAINEADPSKVNVLLSAARTESVQARVGALEAANLKAAVVDVESYALSRTMDIYYQQLPSDAFNKCVAVVDIGAVLMLVSVVQEGETIYTRDQVFGGDQYTNSIVAYYNKSFDEAEIGKTTGDLPPNYTFEVLAPFQTSLLQQVRRAVQMFLTTSGKDQVDYIVLTGGTAMIEGLDRLLIEELGIHTIVAEPFANLEISPKVDRNMLQRHRTQFAIATGLALRSFSSCHI is encoded by the coding sequence ATGCTAAGTCAGCTATTTAAAAAGCCTTCATCTATGATGGTAGGAATTGACATCGGATCGCACTGTATAAAAGCAGTGTTGCTGCAAGAAACAGACGCAGGTATGCGGCTTGAAGCGTTAGCTATTGAACCTATGCCAAAAGGCGCTATGTCTGAGCGTTCTATTCAAGACATAGAAGCGATAGGCAATGTTATCGCTAAATTAAAAAGAAAAATTCCTAAATCAGTTCAAGCTGCAGCAGTCGCTGTTTCTGGTCAAACTGTAATAACGAAAGTGATTTTTATGGATGTATCATTAACAGATGCTGAATTAGAGTCACAAATTGCCATTGAAGCTGATAGCTTAATTCCATATCCACTTGATGAAGTAAATATCGATTTCGAAAAGCTGGCAATCAACGAAGCAGATCCAAGTAAAGTAAATGTTCTTCTTTCTGCAGCTCGTACTGAAAGTGTGCAAGCGCGAGTCGGTGCACTTGAAGCTGCAAACTTAAAGGCTGCGGTTGTTGATGTTGAAAGTTATGCACTAAGTAGAACAATGGATATTTACTACCAACAACTACCTAGTGATGCTTTCAACAAGTGTGTTGCCGTGGTTGATATTGGTGCTGTATTGATGCTTGTCAGCGTAGTACAGGAAGGTGAAACAATTTACACTCGTGACCAAGTTTTCGGTGGCGACCAATATACCAATAGTATTGTTGCTTATTACAACAAGAGCTTTGATGAAGCTGAAATAGGTAAAACAACAGGTGACTTACCACCAAATTACACGTTTGAAGTTCTTGCGCCATTCCAGACATCGTTATTGCAACAAGTAAGGCGTGCAGTACAAATGTTCTTAACTACCAGTGGTAAAGATCAAGTCGATTACATTGTGCTGACTGGCGGAACCGCCATGATTGAAGGCTTAGATAGGTTGCTAATTGAAGAGTTAGGAATCCACACCATTGTTGCTGAACCATTTGCAAATCTTGAAATTTCGCCGAAGGTTGACCGTAATATGTTACAGCGTCATCGCACTCAGTTTGCGATAGCTACAGGATTGGCTTTAAGGAGCTTTTCATCATGCCACATATAA
- a CDS encoding DUF2970 domain-containing protein has protein sequence MNKFISALQSVFAAFFGVQSEDKRQADFKEHSLSTIIIIALILFSVFVAAIYFTVSLVLNT, from the coding sequence ATGAACAAATTCATTAGTGCATTGCAAAGTGTCTTCGCGGCATTTTTTGGTGTGCAATCAGAAGACAAACGTCAAGCTGACTTCAAAGAGCATTCACTCAGTACTATCATCATCATCGCGCTCATCTTATTTAGCGTGTTTGTAGCAGCGATTTATTTCACCGTTTCTTTGGTGCTAAATACATAG
- a CDS encoding Dam family site-specific DNA-(adenine-N6)-methyltransferase: MQQKTRAFLKWAGGKYSLVEDIRTRLKQASMDADTLVEPFVGAGSVFLNTDFKHYILNDINADLINLYTELKRTPDEFISDAKKLFVELNNHPEAYYEYRVQFNQSSDVYERAILFLYMNRHGYNGLCRYNLKGIFNVPFGKYKRPYFPEKEMHFFAEKAQQATFTCLGYDEVFKLIPNNAVVYCDPPYVPLSKTASFTSYAKGGFNLDDQANLANLAEQTAFENNTPVLISNHDTVWTRKIYSQASLDEIQVKRTISPKGGSRNKVNELMAMYLAPKKR, from the coding sequence ATGCAGCAAAAGACCAGAGCCTTCCTTAAATGGGCAGGTGGAAAATACAGCCTAGTTGAAGATATTCGTACCCGCTTGAAGCAAGCGAGTATGGATGCTGACACCTTAGTTGAACCTTTCGTTGGTGCTGGCTCTGTATTCCTTAATACGGACTTTAAGCATTATATTTTAAACGATATCAATGCGGATCTGATCAACCTTTACACTGAGCTAAAGCGAACACCTGATGAATTTATTAGCGATGCAAAGAAGTTGTTTGTAGAGCTTAATAACCACCCTGAAGCCTATTATGAGTATCGTGTTCAGTTTAATCAAAGCAGTGATGTGTATGAGCGTGCAATTTTATTTTTATACATGAATCGCCATGGCTATAACGGTTTGTGTCGCTACAACCTTAAAGGTATTTTTAATGTCCCTTTTGGTAAATATAAGCGCCCTTATTTTCCTGAAAAAGAAATGCACTTTTTTGCTGAAAAAGCGCAGCAAGCAACCTTTACTTGTTTAGGTTATGACGAGGTATTTAAGCTTATTCCTAATAATGCAGTTGTGTATTGCGATCCACCATATGTGCCTTTGAGTAAAACTGCATCATTTACTTCTTACGCTAAAGGTGGCTTCAATTTAGATGATCAGGCTAACTTGGCTAATTTGGCTGAGCAAACTGCATTCGAAAATAACACACCAGTGCTCATATCTAATCACGATACAGTATGGACTCGTAAAATCTATAGCCAAGCTTCACTTGATGAAATTCAGGTGAAGCGAACTATTAGTCCGAAGGGCGGTTCACGTAATAAAGTGAATGAGTTAATGGCTATGTATTTAGCACCAAAGAAACGGTGA
- a CDS encoding pilus assembly protein PilP, which yields MKKLPLVIAMAIVLTACNDDTSEQKEFIDQVKASTTPKVEPIPEITKFEHFEYSAGKLRSPFVAPKPEIIQNNLVQVKNCLHPDPNRVRQPLEKYPLDNLVMQGTIGRADNTWALIKATDDTLYRVTVGNYIGLYHGEIKQVHDNYIELLELIPDGAGCWKERLTKLEMSEASTNGAG from the coding sequence ATGAAGAAGCTTCCCTTAGTTATTGCAATGGCTATTGTGCTTACTGCTTGTAATGATGATACTTCTGAACAAAAAGAGTTTATTGATCAAGTAAAAGCGAGTACGACGCCTAAAGTTGAACCGATACCTGAAATCACAAAATTTGAGCATTTTGAATATAGTGCTGGTAAGTTACGCAGCCCGTTTGTGGCACCTAAGCCAGAAATAATCCAAAACAATTTAGTACAAGTTAAAAATTGCTTACATCCAGACCCTAATAGGGTTCGTCAACCACTTGAGAAATACCCATTGGATAATTTAGTTATGCAAGGGACTATCGGTCGTGCTGACAATACTTGGGCACTGATCAAAGCGACTGATGACACGCTTTATCGAGTGACAGTGGGTAATTATATTGGCTTGTATCACGGTGAAATAAAACAAGTGCACGACAATTATATTGAATTATTAGAATTAATCCCAGATGGGGCTGGTTGCTGGAAAGAGCGCCTGACCAAGCTAGAAATGTCAGAGGCAAGTACAAATGGTGCAGGTTAA
- a CDS encoding type 4a pilus biogenesis protein PilO: MNLDIKALTEIDWNEIELENMGDWPIAVKALCCAFVAAIVLYFSYSLLVSDEIASYHSAVAKETELRQTYKAKYAIASNLEIYRQQMVEMEDKFSQLLKRLPTSNETPGLLDDLSYVGTTSGLTFLKIGWLPEIEKEFYTELPIKIEVVGTYHEFGEFVGKVAQLPRIVSLHDFTIQTLGNGELTFSVVAKTYRYEGGTKK; the protein is encoded by the coding sequence ATGAACCTTGATATCAAAGCGTTAACAGAAATAGATTGGAATGAAATAGAACTTGAAAATATGGGCGATTGGCCCATAGCAGTGAAAGCGCTATGTTGTGCGTTTGTGGCTGCAATTGTTTTGTATTTTAGCTATAGCTTATTAGTTTCAGATGAAATTGCTAGCTACCACAGTGCAGTAGCTAAAGAAACTGAACTGCGCCAAACATACAAAGCAAAATATGCGATTGCGAGTAACTTGGAAATATATCGTCAACAAATGGTTGAAATGGAAGATAAGTTTTCGCAGCTCTTAAAACGCTTACCAACCTCCAATGAGACTCCTGGTTTACTAGATGATTTATCTTATGTTGGTACAACTAGTGGCTTAACTTTTTTGAAAATTGGCTGGTTACCAGAAATTGAAAAAGAGTTTTATACAGAACTACCAATTAAAATAGAAGTGGTAGGAACGTATCATGAATTTGGTGAGTTTGTTGGTAAAGTTGCTCAGTTACCGCGTATTGTTAGTTTACATGACTTTACGATTCAAACACTCGGTAATGGCGAACTAACTTTTAGTGTTGTTGCAAAGACTTATCGTTATGAAGGGGGGACTAAAAAATGA
- the aroB gene encoding 3-dehydroquinate synthase, whose amino-acid sequence MLELTVNLDERSYPIYIGQSALKETGRLREHIGDCRPIIITNDTIAPLYLDDVMTSLADLNPLSFTIPDGEQYKSLEWFEKISAFLLEHNCGRDTCLIALGGGVVGDLTGFVAACYQRGVPFIQVPTTLLSQVDSSVGGKTAVNHPLGKNMIGAFYQPQAVFIDTQSLHTLPEREFAAGMAEVIKYGLIYDTELFAYLEQNINNLKSLDEQTLQHVIYRCCEIKALIVAQDEKEAGLRALLNLGHTFGHAIEAQMGYGNWLHGEAVAAGMVLAARLAQTRGDLTAIEVERIVKLIAEYDLPVDIPRDMTGEQFLTHMRKDKKNKKGTIRFILPTQFGQCALVSDVTDQQVCDLIAR is encoded by the coding sequence ATGCTTGAATTAACAGTTAATTTGGACGAGCGAAGTTATCCTATTTATATTGGTCAATCTGCTCTTAAAGAGACTGGTCGGCTACGCGAGCACATCGGCGATTGTCGACCTATCATTATCACCAACGACACCATTGCACCTTTATATCTTGATGATGTAATGACGTCGTTGGCTGATCTTAACCCGTTATCTTTTACCATCCCTGATGGCGAACAATACAAATCACTTGAGTGGTTTGAAAAGATTTCGGCGTTCTTACTTGAACATAACTGTGGTCGCGATACTTGTCTTATTGCCTTAGGTGGTGGTGTTGTTGGCGACTTAACCGGCTTTGTTGCTGCATGTTATCAACGTGGTGTGCCTTTTATTCAGGTGCCAACTACTTTGCTTTCGCAAGTTGATTCGTCTGTAGGTGGTAAAACGGCAGTAAATCATCCTCTTGGTAAAAACATGATTGGCGCGTTTTACCAACCACAAGCTGTATTCATCGATACTCAATCGCTGCATACTTTGCCCGAGCGTGAATTTGCTGCAGGTATGGCTGAGGTTATTAAGTACGGCCTCATTTACGACACTGAATTATTTGCTTACCTAGAGCAAAATATTAACAACCTTAAATCACTTGACGAGCAAACTTTGCAGCATGTGATTTACCGTTGTTGTGAAATTAAAGCTTTGATTGTTGCACAAGATGAAAAAGAAGCTGGCTTACGTGCACTGCTAAACTTAGGACACACCTTTGGGCACGCGATTGAAGCACAAATGGGTTATGGCAATTGGTTACACGGCGAAGCCGTTGCGGCAGGTATGGTGCTCGCAGCTCGTTTAGCGCAAACCCGTGGTGATTTAACTGCTATTGAAGTTGAACGCATTGTTAAATTGATTGCTGAGTATGATTTACCTGTTGATATTCCAAGAGATATGACTGGTGAGCAATTTTTAACACATATGCGTAAAGATAAGAAAAATAAGAAAGGTACTATTCGCTTTATTCTTCCAACCCAATTTGGTCAATGTGCGCTGGTAAGTGATGTTACTGATCAGCAGGTTTGTGATTTAATAGCGCGCTAA
- a CDS encoding PilN domain-containing protein — translation MPHINLLPWREQQRKDSQNKFITILFGVVVVSFLSMYLLSSFYSGLREGQNVKNNFLNTEIALLNQRIREINELDKKKENLQQRMRLIEELQSNRNLGTQIMDEVANIVPAGVYLTKLERHDNRIHVIGRSESNNRLSTMLRQVQGSYLLERPIMQGIVAGEQTSRLLSDFNMDFYVKPFDQIGEARNEP, via the coding sequence ATGCCACATATAAATCTATTGCCATGGCGCGAACAACAAAGAAAAGATTCCCAGAACAAGTTCATTACAATTTTGTTCGGCGTTGTTGTTGTTAGCTTCTTGAGTATGTATTTATTAAGCTCTTTTTACAGCGGCTTACGTGAAGGGCAGAATGTAAAGAACAACTTCTTAAATACTGAAATAGCATTATTAAACCAACGTATTCGTGAAATTAATGAGCTAGATAAGAAAAAAGAGAACTTACAACAACGTATGCGCTTAATTGAAGAGTTACAAAGTAACCGTAATTTGGGAACACAAATTATGGATGAAGTGGCCAATATAGTCCCTGCCGGTGTTTATTTAACTAAACTAGAGCGACATGATAATCGCATTCATGTTATCGGTCGCAGTGAATCCAATAATCGCTTATCGACTATGTTGCGCCAAGTGCAAGGTTCTTACTTATTAGAACGACCGATTATGCAAGGCATTGTAGCTGGTGAGCAAACGTCGCGATTGTTGAGTGACTTTAATATGGATTTTTATGTTAAGCCTTTTGATCAGATAGGTGAGGCACGTAATGAACCTTGA
- the rpe gene encoding ribulose-phosphate 3-epimerase: protein MLETLQKYLIAPSILSADFARLGEDVDRVIASGADVVHFDVMDNHYVPNLTFGPMICKALRDYGITAPIDVHLMVKPVDRLIPDFADAGASIISFHPEASEHIDRTLQLIKDSGCQAGLVFNPATSLSYLEHVLDKVDVVLLMSVNPGFGGQSFIPHTLEKLRQARKIIDDSGRNIRLEVDGGVGVDNIAKIAEAGADMFVSGSAIFNQPDYKVVIDAMRSELAKVES from the coding sequence ATGTTGGAAACATTACAAAAGTATTTAATTGCCCCTTCTATTTTATCAGCTGACTTCGCCCGTTTAGGTGAAGATGTTGATCGTGTAATTGCAAGCGGGGCTGACGTTGTACATTTCGATGTAATGGATAACCACTATGTGCCAAACTTAACCTTTGGCCCAATGATTTGTAAAGCACTGCGCGATTACGGCATCACAGCTCCTATTGATGTGCACCTTATGGTGAAGCCTGTCGATCGCTTAATTCCCGACTTTGCTGATGCAGGCGCATCTATTATTAGCTTCCACCCAGAGGCGAGTGAGCATATTGACCGTACTTTACAACTAATAAAGGATAGTGGCTGCCAAGCAGGACTCGTGTTTAATCCAGCTACGAGTCTTAGTTATCTTGAACATGTGCTTGATAAAGTAGATGTGGTGTTATTAATGTCGGTTAACCCAGGTTTTGGCGGGCAAAGTTTTATTCCACATACTCTCGAAAAGCTTCGCCAAGCGCGTAAAATTATTGATGATTCAGGTCGCAATATTCGTTTAGAAGTTGATGGTGGTGTGGGTGTTGATAACATTGCTAAAATAGCAGAAGCAGGAGCTGATATGTTTGTATCTGGTTCTGCGATTTTCAATCAACCAGATTACAAAGTGGTCATTGATGCAATGCGTAGTGAACTTGCAAAGGTTGAGTCATGA